AATAGTATCTAAGTAAGAGTGAAGAATACGACAATTTAGACTTCAAACTATTAGAAGCAAATCACCAGGACTTTAAGGTAGATTTTAAGTCCGCTTAGGGTTTGTTCACATCTAGACTTTAATCTAGAAAATGCCTTTTCTTCAAGCTAGAATATGTTTTGCCATTGGCTTGACTGACTTTGgctctttcttttatttattttaagctGAAAGAAATTATTGTGAGAACAACCAGCAAAATGCTTTTGAATACAGCTTTTACCTTTTCAAAACATACCAAATATACCTTTTAGAAAAAGCAATTCTAAACAAAAATTTGTCTACTTTTCCTACACAATGTAATAAACTTTTTACCCTGCAAGTCTGAATGCATGGCATATAATCACTATCCAaaattaattttcaattttttacacATATAGCGTGCATGAAGAACTGTTAttgttaaaataatttttataatcGACTACAATAGATTTTGAATAATTAGCTTCATCATAATCTACTTAACAAAAGGAGAACCTATTACAAACAAGCACGTATGTCTTATCGTATGTGGTATTAGAATGATAAAGAACCTACTAACTGAAGGAATCTTGTAGTTGACTACGGACTACCCCATCTGGACAACAAACACGATTTCTGACCTGAATATTTCATTTCTGGAATTTGTACCACAATAAATATGTTATGTTTGGACTGTTACTTTCTTTAAGAGGGGTTGATCAGAGAGCCAGGGAGAAAGAGAGAATCAGCAACATGGTAAGATCCCCATATATTGACAAAAAGGGGCTGAAGAAAGGTGCATGGAGTGAAGACGAAGACAACAAGTTGAGAGCCTATGTTCTAAGATATGGCCACTGGAATTGGCGTCAGCTGCCTAAGTTCGCTGGTCAGGATTACTCAAGAACTAAGGATCTATAACTTCTTTGTAGTCCTCCTCCTTCTCAACCGCCCGGCCACTACCACCATCTTTCCTTCTCTTCCTCCCCTTTCTacttctaaatttttttagttGACTTGAAAAGCATACACAAAAGAAATCTGGTAgcaatatttttctggtatctATGATCATTAATGTTTTTTCTGTGTATTATTAGTCTATGGAAGAGAGGAGatcaaatagaaaattttattttatttttccttaatttgttGTCTTagaattttagtgaaaattatGTGAAGTAGGACCACAGATaagaaaatttcaatttcttttcttaactttttccctaaagttttttttcttataatttaGTCAGAATTAAGTGATTTAGGAGCTTAAAATGCAAGAATTTGTGTATCCTCCTCTAATAAGATGATGATCTTTGCCAGGGCTTTCCAGGTGCGGGAAAAGTTGCAGATTGAGATGGATGAATTACCTGAGACCTGGTCTGAAAAGGGGCAACTATACCGTTGAAGAGGAGGATCTAATCATCAAACTACATGAGCAATTAGGGAACAGGTATGATTTTGCCGTTATTAGTTACAGTAATTGTTGCCATGTTTTTAGGGCTCAAAAGATGTTTAGGTCATAAGTACTAACTGAAATGATGTTTTTCCTGCTACAGATGGTCAGCCATTGCTGGGAAATTACCTGGAAGATCGGACAATGAAGTAAAAAATTATTGGCACACTCGTCTGAGGAAACGCATTAATCAAGATCCTAGATCAACCAAAATTATCAAGCAAACCAGTGATCAAAAAACCGGGCATATGCATGATGCAAATCAAATCAAGCTATCTGCTGCGATCTCTGATTCTGATTCCAATGATAAGAGAGAAATGGAGCCTAACATTGCTGCTGCTGCACCTGTTGCTGATACTAAAATGTCGTCTTTAATTTGTGATTCCAGCCTTTCTGACAGCAATAGTTCAGTGGAATATTCATTTGCTGAATCCTTTGAGAGTTTCTGGACCCAGCCCTTTATATTGGATGCATCCTATAACAGTAATGTTCTTGCGTTACCACCAATGGAGGAAgaatttacttttctttcacCTCCTATGTTCATATATGATGGTATGGATTGATTATAAGAATAGTACTATCACACTGTAGCCCAAAGATTGTCAGTTTTGGTATGGTAAAGAGTTAGAGAACTGTTTTGTTTATTCCAAAATTGTGTCATGTACTGCAAATAAGATGTAGACAACAACTGTGAAAATTGttatttgcaattttttttttataatgatGGTGTAATTTTCGCTATAGCCTTGAAGTGATTGATTATCGATTTTGCGACTACATTATACATATTATACATAtatgggtaaaaaacaaaaaagtcttTTATCATAAatctaatatacagaaaagccCTCCGTGATTTTAAAACGTATAAAACAATacttcatgttttgaactaaattataaaaatgATGGAATCCGTTAACcccaattctctctctctctctttctagaGAATGAAACAAATGATTTTATTGAGTTGCCTCTTGTTTAATTATATCAGagcatttttgtcattttgtccATCCCCGTTAATTATGTCGCGCCgaattccgtcacctttacaatctAATTCAAAACATGAAGTATCGTGTTGTACGTTTTAAAACCATAAAAAACTTTTCTATAAATTAGATTTACTACAGGGGTTTCTTGTTTTTTATCCTACACATATACATTTCATTGGCATAAAACTTTTTGCAAGATGTATGATAGTTACGTTTTCATGAGTGATAGGGCCGCTATTGAGTCGAATCGATACTcgaataaaaaaaatgagtttgagttTATCAAGTTCTTTAAAATTGAGTTCGAGCTCAAACTCGAGCTTAATTTACCTTATTCGAGTTAGAATTCGACCAAATTGAGCTCAATCGAGTTTTCAACCTCGATTTTTTAGTGAGTTTtcataattttataaaaataattaaaaactttattataaatatactaTTCGATAAGGTTCGATGAGTAtgtgaattttgattttttctacTCTAACTTAACTCGATTACCTTATCAAGTTTCTCGAAATCGATTAACGCAGAGTTCGAGTCTAATCTTTAACCAAACTATTCACGAGTCCAAGTCAAGCAATTTGATTAATTTACACTCTAACTAGCACCAATATAAATCTAAGAGTGTCATTATGTAGCATTATCTTACTAAAACAAGAATCTCCTCTTTGCACGTATTCATGGTAAACCATGTCCCTCCTGTATGTGTTCACTGCAAGCATCTTCATCGGCAGACACAAGAGCTTGTTGAGCTTTTTGTAAATACTTACCCATAAACATGTTCTCACAATTTGTACTTGATCATTTGTTTCCGGTTATTCGTTTCATGGCCTAATGGTCCACATAACGTATAAATGAAATATGACCAAAGGCAGAAGGTGACCAATCACATCCTGTCGCATGGCTAAAGGGCACCACTTATCAAGGGCAAACCACAAGGAGCATGTCGCCTCTCCATTTTTTACGCTCTCTTTCAAAAACTGTTACTAAGTGATTCTGGAGCTATAGTCTGAATCCTCCCTTCGTTTCGTGCAGGTCCTGTTCTATCATTATGACCCGGCTAGTATTGACTTTGAACAATGTACATGACTAGCAAGTAGCAAGAAGCAATCCAAGTTTCCCAACCTGCCACCCCCAAACTTGAAAATGTTTTATAGCCTCACGAAATTATGAAGTTCAAATGGGTACTTTGCaaaaattaagatttttttaacaaaaaagttCTTAATATGTGATCGTACAATTACAACCATCTATGGAGTTTAAGACATGCATTATTGATCAAGTAAGTATATCACTCCATCAAGCATTGAattcgaaaaagaaaaaaaaaagacaaaaaagaatTCAGAAAAAGAAGTGCAAATTATATGAACATCAATGTTAAAGTACTGGttcctactttttttttcaaagaaaaaactaTAAATTCCTACTTTTCCTATTGACTTTACATGTCAGAAGGATTTTCATAGCCCCTATATGTGCTTCGATTGGGTTTAAAATAAATTTACATACTTGGActtctatttcttttcaatAGTACATACATTggaatttattcaaaaagaaaaactctttGAAAGATGCTATTTCATCAGACGCCCTTGATATTATCTCATAAATTGGGATTAGTTCAATAAGAAGTTGGGCATTGCTCGTATGTGTATTCTTTAGTTCCtacgttcttttttttttttaaatttcatcatcATAGACGGTAAGCAAATTTTAACAGCACTTGATGCTTTACAATAAGTTCGTTCACTAATATtgttttgataatactcgatagagtttttttatttgaaatttgaacAGTATAGTGAACATAGATAATTTTAGTCGATTTCTTTCTGATGCAATGGAGGTGATTACTTTTTGTATATGCTTACAAATACATCAATGAAAATTCACAtttactccaaaaaaaaaaaatttattcaatGTTGTCAAGTGATAATGGTCATTTCTGTTTATTAATATTCATATTAAATCTGATTGTACTTTGTCTatgtatttcaaaatatttggaATGTTAATGGTTGTTCTATATAATTCATAGAGTATTTACAAGAAATTTTGGTATTAAAAAGAACTTTATGGGTCCAAGACTAATTGTGCATTTGTCACAAGAACatatttgatttgtcaagaaacatGAACGACTTTAATTACTTAGTGCTAGAATTATAATACTACGATTATTATACTAAAGTAATAAATTGAAAAAATCCGAAATCCAACATTCGAATATTAATCTGGGTAAAAGGATTTCTGTGATAATTCTTCTTCAACATACATGTACCAAACTTCTGGTAATTAACCACATGAAAATAAATAGTTGCCGAACCTTTGCCAGTATGTCAAAAAGCCAAAATTACTTAATTGGATGTGATATGGGGACATATTGATGCTTTcaacccaaccaaaaaaaaaaaaaaactaatatacATCAAGAGCAGTTTGAAGGGTCTTGTAACAACTGCCCCCTAAAATGAAGATTGAAGTTTTTTGTTTCAATGTTGCTTTTGAATGACTAGCAAATTGATGCTTCTACAACTTGTCTTAGGATAGAATATTACAAATTAAAGTTAATAAAACTACTTTCTAAGTCATCAGTGctagtaaataaaaagaaaagtttttgacaAGGAAACTACTCTGTAGTCTGCacccaaacaaaacaaaaaaaaaaaaaaacactttgtCAAAAGCCCCTAATAGTGAAATTAATTAGCAATAACAAGTCATTGAAGTACCAAAGGGGCAAATAGTATTCAAATTCTAGGTCTGATCACAGCTTTTGATTTTTCAGATAGCGTTTCGAAATCAGTCTTTGAAATTCACGTTCAAAGTCCGAAATCTCCTGTCAGTTGTGAACGTTTTGAAACTcctaaaatctcaaattttcctGCACTGTTTAAATTTCGGCTGATTAATTTATTCACGGTTTCACATTAAGTCTTCTTCATGGAGTCAAcgtatttattaatttttcacTTGGGGTACTGATCACAGTCTAGCTCTTATGTCGCACGAAAGAATCAAAAGCGTGGCCCTGGATGTCGTATCTATAGAAGACGACTTTCAACATCACCTTTCCTTCTCAATTGACTATCCTCTTACTCGGACTTTAGACTTCCATGGGGTTGAAGTGTGATCACAACGTGAttgtgaaatattttgggatagTAATTGACTAATTGGCCTTTATTGACCTGGTAAACATGCATGAATTTCACGTAGCAGCCTGAATGAATTTAATATTTATTGACTATTGGCCTGTATTAATGGCCATTGTTTTGGGATAGTAATTGACTAATTGGCCTTTTATCGACGTGGTAAcatgcatgaatttcatatttGTCGAATTTGTAGGGACTACTGTTTTGGTTTGTCCATTGAGCTGCTCACCCTCAATTTGACTCATCGAGTCCACTTGAGGAACCTAGGGTAGAAAGTACATGCAATTGGAATACACAATAGacaaaattcaataaaatatatttttaggtaattaaaaccctaaaagcaTGAACAATAAGTAATATTAATTGTCAAATGCAGCACTAATTTATAGAGTTTTGCAtagccaaataaaaaaaaaaaaaaaaaactgtatgACATAtgaaatactccctccgtcccataaAGATAGGTTCACTTGTTTTTTTGTGTCTGTCCCCGATTATAGGtctatttccttttctaaaGAGTAGTTAGTTTGTTATTTTACTAATATATCCATATTTAATGTATGTAGTGATTAACAAATGCACTACTCCATTAGTTAATTATCCTATTTAGAATATTAAACACAACACTAATAACTAGATTTACTGTTTTTCTAAGATATAGTAACATGTGACTCCTATTTTGAATGAATGATTTGATATTAATAAGGGTATTTGAGGaaagtaaaaacaaaaaattaattgtTGCAACTACATTAGCTAAATTTCTTAacctgtgtgaaaaaagaaataaacctATCTTTATGAGACGTAAGGAGTAGCTCTAATCAGTAACTTCAAAAATTTAGGGAtccattttctttcaattgcttagttttttgggataatttcagaaacctcccctgaggtttctgacactttcactgacatcccctgaggttctcaaaatttcacttacctcccttgcttttgattttgtggtaaCAATCCAGTCCAAAtcagattaaaatattattttcatgtgTGAGAAGGTATTTTTATTCCATAGCTACCCTTTGCAGAAGTTGTATTAGTAGAAGATTCAAAGAAGAATAAATGATTTGGACTAATTAGTAAAGTTGAGGGGGGGTAAGTGCAATACAAAAAATTGCATGCACCAGATGTGCCATGCAACAGTTATTTGGCAGATTTTGCAACGGCTAGCTGCAAATTGCAACGGCCAGAAGGTTTGCTGTTTCAGTAGCAATAGCATATAAAGCAAAGCAACTTAACTACCTCTGAGGTTTCAAGCTATTAACATTCTTTACTACTAATTTGGAGTGATAACAAGTGCATTTGCTGTGCTACAATTAGAGCTCTGAGTAAAAAGTTTTAGCTGCAACCATGGCCTCTTCAAGCCATAGGGGAGAATCATGGAATTCACCTACATCTTTCTCCATTAAAAACAGGTTTTGCCGCTGTAATCGCAAAGCAACCGTAATGATATCAGAGAGTGAAAGGAATCCAGACAAGTTGTATTTCTATtgagaaatttccaactttgtgatgaattttaaaaaaattctacaaaaggggtgattttGGGTTTAATTTCCGTCaggggggtcttcgcatttgtgaatttcacaaatgcgagcttacaagagctcgcattcgtggaatgcgagctctggttattgagctcgcattcctcttctcaatttttttttttccttttttaagagCTAGGGAATTATTTCTAGGAAGCAAATGCGAGctcttatcttttttattttggtattttttgagAGGTAGGGAATTATTTGCAGAAAgcttctaatttttgttttaaaaaatgttgcaaatatttaaaattttgcaaatagctcgcatttgttaaatttgacctgcaaaaattgtatttaacttttttgttagatttcgcatttataagtatgacttgtagaaaattagattcaaatttagatgtattagggttttaaaaatattatataagtgataaaaattttataaattgtaaaaataaaatcaaactgcttggataattaaatgttatatttgcataagaaataatacaataatcataataatgataatacaataatattggtgtaataaaactgccattaatttaaatatttacttataatgcccaaagagcctaattaccaattttttcttctcgcgctcaaatataacattaacccgcatgcgagctaaccttgaaatagaaaaaacacagaatcccgcttgcgggtttcaggagtattcggatattctcatatgcacctatgcaaatcgaaccaaccggatatcttatccgtatcccatttttttaaataaaaatcttataaatttgaaaaataaaatcaaatttagatgtattagggttttaaaaatattatataagtgataaaaattttataaattgtaaaaataaaatcaaatttaaataattaaatgttatatttgcataagaaataatacaataatcataataatgataatacaataatattggtgtaataaaactgccattaatttaaatatttacttataatgcccaaagagcctaattaccaattttatcttctcgcgctcaaatataacattaacccgcatgcgagctaaccttgaaatagaaaaaacacataatcccgcttgcgggtttcaaCGTTATTCTGCGCTTCGTgtgtttgcttttgttttgcttttgtctttttttttcgaaatggaGGGTTGGCGGTGGAGCTTAGTACGAGAGCTCACTGAACTCTAATAGGTTTCTAATTAGGTTTCTAATAAAGACTTCGTTCGATATGTGATATTTCAGCCGAACTTCGAATCCATGGCACTTATTACGCGCTTAAGCCACCTGTCCACATTAGCAATCAAATGGCTTGATATCAAGAATTCCACAAAGGTAAATTACCTAATAACCTTGCAAAATAGGCTATCCATCTTCCTTGAGTTCATATAAAAACATTATCCTAAATACCAAAAAGGACAAGCTTGAATTCCCAATCCCACCTGTGTACATAAATTGTTCTTATTTGATTGAACTTCTTGTCTTGTAACAAATGACTCCACAGACATTTTCTTGCAAAGTACGTAATTTGAAGTCAGGCGTGTAATCTTGCATGACAAGAATAGGTACgtaaagaataagaaaattcaTTATGTAACTTAAACATAAACGGTAGTAATTAACCCCAACTACTTGGGATATATCTGTAATTTTGGCCCTGATGACGTCAGAAAAGGGGCCCAATTTttatcaagggaggtaagtgaaattttgagaacctcaggggatgtcagtgaaagtgtcagaaacctcaggggaggtttctgaaattatccctagttTTTTCTCAAGCGCACAATATATTCCAATTGCTCTTGGAATAACTTTTTTATAAATAAGCATGCCGGGGTGAGAGACCTTTTCATTCTGCAGACAATTAAAAGATTTTCCTATTCTAAAGTAAGTAGATATGAACTAATGGGATGTTAGTTAGAAGGTTGTAATTACATATGTAATGCGAATTCTAAATGATAATGGAACCCATAAAACTCATTAGTTTCTCTTTTACTTTCTTTGATGTTAAACCTTCATATTTTTCCTAGCTTCTTCTCAGAAAGCGCCCATATATAGTCCAAAAACAAGGTCTAATTGAGATTTTCTAACATTATATGGTTGCCTAGGAAGCTGCTTCATTTAAATGTCAAAAGGGTTCAATTCCTTTAATCTGTGCAGTTAAATTATGTTATTGAAATTGCGGCCTGTTCTTTCCCCACATGAGCAGAGACTTGAATAATTAGACAAGACTTTTAGTCAAACGCgttttggttgaaatttttccctttttctttctttttctcatcgTGAATTCCCTGTCTATAATCTATATCCCACGCATGATGTCTTGGAGTTCCTACGCAAATGAGCAGCAAAGAATTATTTCCATTGCCTATTCTATCCCTAACAACACCATGACGTTTACACGCTGACGAACGTccaacttttttgtttttaaaaaaaaaatattttgaggtTTTTTTCCTCCCTGAAAATGTAACTTATAAATCAATTCAATTATTCTATTTGAGAATAATTTATCTCTTAGCAATTTTTTTAAGGAGATAAGAAAATGCTTCAAAAAGTAGAAGCGCTTATgcagatttttttgttttttgggagGTGACAAATAGATATTGAAAACTTGACCTTAAAAAAACTCTGTGGAGCTAATGCGTTTGTTAttggtaaataaataaataaaaagccagggaaagaaaaattattCCGCTGCCGGGGTTCGAACCCGGATTCCAACATCATTAGGAATTGCCAAGTGCTACAGCGGAATTTTATTGGTAGATTACAAAAAACTAAACTTAAACACTTGTTTTGCTTTGGTTTCAAAAATCGAGGCCTAGTGCTTCTTACAACATTGTGCATTACGAATTTCTGTAGAATGGTTGGTGATCCTTCAAGTATGAATTATTCTCGAATATGTGTTTGGTTAGAAggttatttgaaaaaaaaaaagttttgaaaaaGTACTGTGACACTTTTTATAATATGATATAttggaaagattaaaaaaaattgaaaaaaaaattttatgatgTTAAAAAAGATCACATAATCCACATTCTTATCAATTAAATTGGGTTTTGGAGAGCTATAGCAGATGTTTCATGTAAGGCAAATAGGAAGAAGAATGTAGCAGATCTTTCATGTTAAGAGAATATAACTTTTCTCGTTTGGGCTTAATTATGAGGCCTCAAGGCCCAGTGCTTCTTGGAAAGTTATGGATAAAAGCATACGCATTTTACTGATTTTCTCTCAGCAGTGCAATCAAAGTTGGATTGAAAATAACAATTTCAACAAAATTGATTTTACCTTTTATTCTTGCACATGAAATATATAAGTCTGACAAGAATTTCATCTTGTTATTCTTATAAAATGCATAAACAGGAACATGTTAATGGCACTCCCTTATTTATTAATCACATTCCCTTTGATCTTTTGGTCATGTGAATTAGACAAAAATACTCCTATCTTTTATTAAATTTATAATAATCCCTTTTTTATGAAGGCCTAATTAAAACGAAGAGTAGGAATAATTTGATACTTTCACGCGTGCACAAAAGTCAAGAGAAGTACCATTAAAATAGATGAGTACTATCAATATTTCCCACTTAAATATAGAGAAAATTCAATATGGCTAATCTTTAACATCAAAGATTAGAACTTTCACTTTAGTCCTTAAACTTCTCTTTTGACACTTTATCCCTTTAAATGCAAAAATCATCCCAATTTAAATCTTAAAGTTTAAGTATCACTTGCCctctgttttatttgttttcacaATTCCGTGGGATGGATTGcataatttagtgaataaaatgtccaaatttgaaatttaaggaCTAAAGTGGATGAATTTCATACTTTAGGGGGATAAAGagcccaaaaataaaatttaaggaCTAATATGGAAATGTA
The DNA window shown above is from Coffea arabica cultivar ET-39 chromosome 5e, Coffea Arabica ET-39 HiFi, whole genome shotgun sequence and carries:
- the LOC113687823 gene encoding transcription factor MYB30; the encoded protein is MVRSPYIDKKGLKKGAWSEDEDNKLRAYVLRYGHWNWRQLPKFAGLSRCGKSCRLRWMNYLRPGLKRGNYTVEEEDLIIKLHEQLGNRWSAIAGKLPGRSDNEVKNYWHTRLRKRINQDPRSTKIIKQTSDQKTGHMHDANQIKLSAAISDSDSNDKREMEPNIAAAAPVADTKMSSLICDSSLSDSNSSVEYSFAESFESFWTQPFILDASYNSNVLALPPMEEEFTFLSPPMFIYDGMD